The window CCCACGCGTCCTCGCCGCGCCGCGAGGCCGCGTCGCGCGCTTCGAGCTGTGCGAGCGCGTCGGCGTCGAGGACCGGCAGTCGCGTCCCGGGGAGAATGCCGTGTCGGCGCGCCGCGGCGTCGAGCGGCAGCAGCGCGCCGTCGAGTGTGCGCAGCTCGCGCACCGCGACCAGCCGGTCGGTTGCGCGGACGACGATCGCGTCGGCGTCGGCCCGGACGACCGTGCCCGGGACGACGGTGGCCGGCAGCACCTCGGCGGAGTCGTCGAGCGCTTCGAGCCGCGGGGCGAGGGCCGCGCCACCCGCGAAGAGCACGCGCGCGCGGCCGAGTGGGTTCGCGACCGGGCCGAACTCGAGGCCGCGGGCGAGGTCGACGAGTTCGCGGGCGGGCCGGTCCCAGCACACGACCGACGCCGCGGGCGGGCGGCGCAGCCGGCCGTAGAAGGTCCGCCGCGCCGCGTCTTGTGCGCGTCCCGCCACGCGTCCCGTCGCGATGTCGCGCGTGAGGGCGCGGAAGCCCTCGATCGCCGCGGCGTAACACTTGGTGTTGAGCGCGAGCGCGGTGTCGGTCGGCGCGACGTCGACCGCGGTCTGCTGGAGGATCTCGCCCGCGTCGACGCGCGCCGTCACGCGGTGCCACGAAATGCCGTGCCGCCGTTCGCCGTTCAGGATCGCCCACGACGTCGCGTGCATGCCGGCGTAGCGCGGAAGCGGCGCGTCGTGGTAGTTGGCCGTGCCCTGCCGCGCGAGCGCGAGGACGTCGCCGCCGAGGATGCGCGGGTTGACGACGCTGAACAGCCAGTCGACCGTGTCGGCGCCCTGGTCGGCGAGGGCGGCCCCGATCGCACCCGCGACGTCGTCGGCGGGCGGGACGACGCGCACGCCGTGCTCGCGCGCCCAGCGCACGACGCGCGGGTGAGCGGACATGATGCCGAGGACGGCGTGGCCGCCCTCGAGCAGGACGGCGGCGCACTCCGCGGCCAGCGATCCCTCGCCGACGACGAGACTGCTGAACGGGGCGGACACGCGAGCGGCCGGCGGGGGAAGGGCGGCGGGGGGAGGGGTGGTGCGAGGGGCGCGGCGTTGGGCACGCCGGGGGTGGCGCACGCGCCGGGGCGCGTGCGCCGGACTGCGGCGGGACCGCGCGCGGCCCCGCGGACTACCGGCTACCGGTTCACGCCGCGGGCGCGCCCGCCATCTGGCCCATCGCCACGACGATCTGGCGCGGGCCCTCGAACGTGTCGCGCGCGTGGGCGACCAGCATGTTGTCGAGCATGATCATGTCGCCCTTCTGCCACGCGAAGCGCACGCACGTCTGCTCGAACACCTCGCCGAGGTGCTGCATCGTCTCGTCCGGGATCTCGCTCCCGTCGCCGTAGTAGACGTTGCGCGGCAGGTCCTGCTCGTCGAACAGCGCGCGCAGGCCGTCGCGCGTGTCCTCGTCCACGCAGTAGATGTGGTGGATCTGGACCTGGTTGAAGAAGAGCTCCTCGCCCGTCTTCGGGTGCGGCGCGACGCCGCGCGTGCGGTTAATGACGCGCAAGCCGCCGTCGGGTTTCCACTCGAAGTCGCTGCCCGCGTCGCGGCACGCCTGCTCGACGCTCGCCCGGTCGGTCGTGTGGAAGAACTCCTCCCACGTCGGCTCGACGCCGCGCGAGAAGTTGCGCACGTACATCAGTCCCTTCGTGCGGAACGCGTCGACCACGGCGGGGTCGATGCGCGTGAGCACCGTGCGCGTGTCGAAGACCGGCGTCGCGCCGCCGACCCGCGCCGGCGTCACGCAGTGGAAGCTGATCTTCATCGGCCAGCTCGGCAGGTGCGCGCTCTCGCAGTGGAAGAGGATCATCTGGTCGGCCGGGTACGGGGTCGACTCGTAGATCTTTTCCGCGGCGGCGTTGCGCGGCAGGTCGCCGTAGTCGCCGAACAGTTCGCCGTAGATCGCCTTCGCGGCGCGCTCGAAGTCGGCGGGCGAGGGCAGGTTCCAGTTGCGGAAGAGGACGCCCCCGTGCGTGAGGAGCTGCGCCTCGACCCACTCGCGGTTCGCCGCGTTCCAGGCGGCGAGGTCGGGCGCGCCGTCGGTCGGCTCGACGACGAGCGGGAGCGGCTGGCCCGGGGCGACGGTGTACGTGCGCACTCCGTCGGGGGCGGGGGCGAGGGCGACCGAGGGGGACGGCGGGGCGGAGGGGTCGGCGGCTAACGACATGGGGGCACCTTGGAGGGGACGGCGCGAGGGGAGGAAAACGGTCGTTCCCGCGCGCGAACCCGGGGCCGAGACGCGCGGGGAGGTGGTGCCGGCCGACTAACGAACGGATCGTGCCGTCCGGCGCCCGGCCGTCGCGACCCACGCTGGTGCGCGCGGGACGTTGTAGCGAAGGCAGAAATCTCAAGAGTCCATGCCGAATATGGCAAAACATCCGCAAAGAACAAATACCGGCGTGGCGCGCGCACGACGTCGTGTGGCGGCGTCGCTACCTCGCCGCCGCAACGTCTCAGTGCGGAACCAATTCGATCGCCCGGGGGCGCGTGGGGCGCGTCTAACACCGGGCGGCGGACGCCGACGGCGCCGCGCGCCTGCCGGTCGGACGCCGCGGCGTGACGCACGAACTGTTGCGGCCGCGCCACGCGCCGGCGCCGGCGCGTCACCGCCGTGTTGTCCTAACATCTTGTCCCAACACGTCTTAGCCGCGACGAATGGTATGCCAACGTCTAGGTCGTACGCTTGCACTCCGGCGTCCCCAGGCCCGGCCGGCGAAGCACGTCGTGACCGGGACTGGTCGAAGGTCGCCTGCGGCACAAGGCCGCGGTCGAGCCCCGGGCCGCCAGTATCTCACTTTCAGGGGGAGTTAGTTATGAACCGGTCGTTCCTCTTCAAGGCCGCTTCGGCGGTCGCCACGCTCTCGTTCGCGGCGACGGCGGGCGCGCAGACGTTCGCCAACACGCTCCAGACCGTCGGACAGGCGCAGATCTCCTCGGGCGGCGCCGGCAGCGGCCAGCCGCTGTTCATCGACTTTCTGAGCGGGGTCCCGTTCCCGGTCACGCCCGGCAACGGCGCGCCGGGCAACGTGGTCACGGGTGCGGCCACGGGCGTGTTCACGAGCGTCGCGCCGTTCACGAACGGCACGATCCAGGACCTCGAGGTCGGCGGGGGCGGCTCGCCCACGACGACGAACCCGGGGGGGAACGAGGCGACGTTCATGACCATCGGCGGCTACACGTTCACGCTCGGCAGCGCGCCGAACGGCTCGACGTTCGGCCCGATCTCCTTGACGGACCGGGCGGGCGGGGCGATCGCCTCGTTCGCGGTGTTCGGCACGGTGACGGGGCCCGGGTTCACGGGGCCGACGACGTACGAGGGGTCGTTCTCGACGCAGTTCGTGGGCGAGACGGCGGCGCAGGTGTTCAACCAGATCAACAACGGCGGGACGCCGATCGTGACGTTCTCGGCGAACTTCGGGGCGCCGGTGAGCACGGTGCCGGAGCCGTCGACGTACGCGCTGCTCGCCACGGGCATCGGCGCGCTCGGGCTCGCCGCCCGCCGCCGCCGCGCGAACGCGTAATCCGAGCGCGTAACCCCGACGTATCACCCAACGCACCGCCCGGCCGCCCTCCCCCGCGGGTCGAGCCGACGAACGGGACGGACGCTGGTGGCGTCCGTCCCGTTCGTGCGTCGCGGGCGAGATTGCGCACGGCGTGGGCGCGCGAGGCGTCCCGCGGCGCCGCTCTCTCTTTCCCGGCAGGTCATTCGTGCGAACTTCGGTCACTCTTCCCGCACTCCTCCTCACCACCTTCGCCGCCGGCCTGACGGTTGGGGCCGCGGTCGGCCGACGCGACCGCGCCCCGGTCGACCCGCGGCAGGCGCCCCGCGTGTTCGAGTTGCGCACGTACACGACCGCGCCCGGCCGCCTGCCCGCGCTCCAGGCCCGCTTCCGCGGGCACACGCTCGGCCTTTTCGCGCGGCACGGGATGACGAACGTCGGCTACTGGGTCCCGCAGGACTCGGCGCACGCACAGAACACGCTCGTGTACCTGCTCGCGCACCCGAGCCGTGAGGCGGCCCGTCAGAGCTGGGCGGCCTTCGGGCAGGACCCGGAGTGGCAGCGCGTGCAGGCCGCGTCCGAGGCCGACGGCAAGATCGTCGAGCACGTCGAGTCCGTATTCCTCGACCCGACCGACTTCTCGCCGTTGCGTTAGTCGCCCGTCCGGCGCCGGACGGGCGTTCGGCGGCGCGTCCTACGCCGCGCTCCGCCGCCGCCGCGTCGCGACCGCCGGAGGTGCGGGTGCGACGGGGACGGGCGTGGCCGGGACGGGGGTGAGGGGCGGGGGCGGCGCGGGACCGCGCCGCCCGGCCTCGCGCAGGTAGGCGGCCCGGATCGCCGCCACGTGCGCCCCCGCGTCGCGCGGCTCCACGCGCCGGAACCGCGCGCCGGCCGCGGCCCAGTCGTCGAGCAGGGCGCGGGCGCGCGCGCTCCCGGTCGCCGCGAGGTGCTCGGCGAGCAGCGCGCGCACCACCTCGTCGTCCTCGGCCCCGAGCGCGCCGACGAGCACGAGGTCGTGGTTGACGCGCCCGGCGAGCGACTCCGTCTCGTCGAGCACGTACGCGACGCCGTTCGACATGCCCGCGCCGAAGTTGCGCCCGGTGCGCCCGAGCACCGCGACGATGCCGCCCGTCATGTACTCGCAGCAGTGGTTGCCCGCGCCCTCGACGACCGCGACCGCGCCGGAGTTGCGCACGGCGAATCGGTCGCCCGCCTGCCCCGCGGCGAAGAGGCGCCCGCGCGTCGCGCCGTAGAGCGCCGTGTTGCCGAGGATCATCTGCCGGTGCGCCGCGGCCGCGTAGCCCGCGCCGGCGAAGGGGCGCACGGCGACCGTCGCGCCGTTCAGCCCCTTCCCGAGATAGTCGTTCGCCTCGCCTTCGAGCGCGAGGTGCATCCCGGCGATGGCGAACGCGCCGAAGCTCTGCCCCGCGGTCCCCGCGAAGTCGAGCCGCAGGTGGCCGGCGGGAAGGCCGGCGTCGCCGTGGCGCTCGGCGATCCATCCCGCCACGCGGGCGCCGGCGGCGAGGTGGTGGTTGTGGATGGCGTACCGGCCCGCGAACGCGCGCCCCGCGGCCAGCGCGGGCGCGGCGTCACGCAGGATGGCGTCGTCGAGCGTCTCGCCGTGCGTGCGCGCGGCGCGCTCCGCGGCCGCCGAGGTCGTGCGGCGCGGCGACTCGCCCGCCCGTTCGGCCCGTGTCAGCAGCAGCGAGAGGTCGAGCATCGCGGAGCGCGGCACCTCGGGGTGGTCGGCGCGCTCGAGCAGGTCGGTCCGGCCGACGATCTCGTCGACCGTGCGCGCGCCCAGCCGGGCGAGCAGCCGCCGCACCTCCTCGGCCACGTTGGTGAAGAAGGCGATCGCGTGCTCGGGGCGGCCGGCGTACTTCGCGCGCAGGTCGTCGCGCTGCGTGGCGATGCCGGTCGGGCACGTGTTGTTATGGCACTGCCGGGCCATCGCGCAGCCGATCGCGACGAGCGCCGCCGTGCCGAAGCCGAACGCCTCCGCGCCTAACAGCGCGCCGACGACGACGTCGCGCCCCGTCTTGAAGCCGCCGTCGACGCGCAGCTCGACGCGGTGGCGCAGCCCGCTGCGGACGAGCACCTGCTGTGCCTCCGCCAGCCCCAGCTCCCACGGCGAGCCGGCGTGCTTGATGGAGGAGAGCGGCGACGCGCCCGTGCCGCCGTCGTGGCCGCCGATCAGGACGTAGTCGGCGTACGCCTTCGCGACGCCCGCGGCGACCGTGCCCACGCCCGCCTGCGCGACGAGCTTTACGCCGACGCGGGCCCGGGGGTTCACGGCGCGCAGGTCGTAGACGAGCTGCGCGAGGTCCTCGATCGAGTAGATGTCGTGGTGCGGCGGCGGGGATATGAGCGACACGCCGGGCACCGCGTGGCGGAGCCGGGCGATGAGCGCCGTGACCTTGTGCGCGGGGAGCTGCCCGCCCTCGCCCGGCTTCGCGCCCTGGACGATCTTGATCTCCAGCTCGTCGGCGCGCGCGAGGTACTCGGTCGTCACGCCGAAGCGCGCGGAGGCGACCTGCTTGATGCGGTTGTCGCGTCGCTCGCCGCGAGGACCCGGCGCCCAGAGCGCGGGGTCCTCGCCGCCCTCGCCCGAGTTGGCGCGCGCGCCGATCGCGTTCATCGCCTCGCCTAACGTGGCGTGCGCCTCGGGCGAGAGGGAGCCGAGCGACATCGCCGAGACGATGAAGCGGCGGCGGATCTCCTCCATCGGCTCGACGTCGTCGAGCGGGACGCCCCCGCCCGGGGGCTCGCGGAATCGGAGCAGGTCGCGCGGGTAGGCGGGGCGCCGGTGGTCCTGCGCGTCGCGGAAGCCCGCCCACGCCGCGGCGCGCTTCTCGGCCGCAGCTGCGCCGTCGGCGGGGGGGGCGTCGCCCGCGGCGCCGGCGCGCGCGGCGCGCCCCGCGCCCACGGCCTGCTGCAGCGCGACCGCGGCCGTCGGCGCCCACGCGTGGGTCTCGCTCTCCTTGCGGTAGCGCACGCGCCCGTAGTCGGGGAGCGCGTCGCCGGCCGCGCCGCCCCCCGCCGCGCCGTCGGCGGGGAAGGCCTGCGCGTGCCAGCCGAGCACGTCCTCGCCGACCTCGCGGAAGCCGATGCCGCCTAACGGTGAGACGGTGCCGGTGAGGCAGCGGTCGACCACCTCGGCGCCGAGCCCGATCGCCTCGAAGATCTGCGCGCCGCAGTACGACGAGAGCGTGGAGATCCCCATCTTCGCGAGGATCTTCAGCAGCCCCTTCTCGAGCGCCGAGCGCATGCGCGCCTGCGCCTCGGCGGGCGCGGGGCGCTCGCCCTCGTCGGCACCGCGGCGGCCGTGGTCGGGCGCTTCGGCGAAGATCGACGCGACGGACGCCATGGCGAGCCACGGGTACACCGCCTCCGCGCCGTAGCCGACGAGCGTCGCCGCCTGGTGCGCGTCGACCACGTCGCCCGACTCGACGACGAGTCCGACGCGTGCGCGCAGGCACTTGCGCCCGAGGTGGTGGCGCACCGCGCCGAGGGCGAGCAGCGAGGGGACGGGTGCCCGGTCGGGCCCCGCGCCGCGGTCGCTGACGACGAGGATCCGCGCCCCGCGCTGCACCGCGCGCTCGGCCGCGCGGCAGCACGCGTCGAGCGCGCGCTCGAGTCCCTCCGGCCCCTCGGCCGCGGGCCAGGTCGCGTCTAACGTGGCGCACGGGAAACCCGGCGTCGCGCGCAGCGCCGCCATCTCGCCGGGGAGCAGGACGGGGTGCTCGACGCGCAGCATGCGCGCGTAGTGCGGCCGCTCCTCGAGCGGCGACCCGCGCCGGCCGAGGTGCATGCGCAGCGACATCACCACGGACTCGCGGAGCGAGTCGATGGGCGGGTTGGTGACCTGCGCGAAGCGCTGGCGCAGGTACGCCGACACCGGGCGCGGCACGCGCGCGAGTGGGGCGATCGGCGTGTCGTCGCCCATGCTCCACACCGCGTCGGCGCCCGTGGCGCCCATCGGTTCCAGCACGAGGCGCAGCTCCTCGAACCCGAGCCCGAACGTCCGCTGGAGCGGCCGCAGCTCGGCGTGCGGCACGACGTCCGGCGGCTCGCCCGCCGTCGACGGGAGCGTGACCATGTGCCGCGCGATCCACTGCGCGTACGGCTGGCGCGCGGCGACCTCGCGCTTGGCCGCGAGGTTGCGCACGATCCGTTGCCCGACGGTGTCGACGACGAGCACCCCGCTCGGCCCGAGCTTCCCGGTCTCGACGACGTCGCCGGGGTCGAAGTCGGCGATGCCGACTTCGGAGCCCGCGACGACGAGGCCGTCCGCGCGGATCTTGTACCGGCACGGCCGGAGCCCGTTGCGGTCGAGCGAGACCGCCACCACGCGCCCGTCGGAGTAGGCGAGCGCCGCCGGCCCGTCCCACGGCTCGATGACGCACTGCTGGTACTCGTAGAATGCGCGGATTGCCGGCTCGACCTCGGGGAGGCGCTCCCACGCTTGCGGGACGAGCGTCATCAGTGCGTGGACCGGCGAGCGCCCGGCGCGCACGAGGAGTTCGAGCGCGTTGTCGAGGCTGGCCGAGTCGCTGCCGCCCGGGACGATGACGTCGCGGAGTCGCTCGATGCGCTCGCCGAACACGCTCGCTTCGAGCATTTCGCGGCGCATCGCAAAGGCGTTGCGGTTGCCCCAGAGCGTGTTGATCTCGCCGTTGTGGGCGAGCAGCCGAAACGGCTGCACGAGCTCCCAGCGTGGCGCGGTGTTCGTCGCGTAGCGCTCGTGGAAGACGGTGATCGCCGTGGCGTACGCGGGGTCGACGAGGTCCGGGTAGAACGCCGGCAGGCGCACGCCACTCAGCAGTGCCTTGTAGACGACCGTGCGGCAGGAGAACGACGCGCAGTAAAAGGGGGCGATCCCGTCGGCCGCGGCGCGCAACTCCATCTCGCGCCGCGCGAGGTAGAGGGCGCGCTCCCACGTGTCGTCGTCCACGGGTTGGCCGCCGGGACCGACGGGGCGTCCGACGATGATCTGACGTACGGCGGGGCGCGACGCCTGCGTGGACGGGGCGAGCACGCCCGGCTCGACCGGCACGTCGCGCCAGGCGAGGTAAGGGATCGCGTCGCGGGCGAGGACGCGTTCGACGAGGGCGCGCGCGCGCTCGCGCGCCGCTGGCGCGCCGGGGACGAAGAACATCCCGACGGCGAAGGGCACGGCCGGGTCGGCGATCGCGGGCACGTCGCGCCGCAGCAGGGCGGTCGGTACCTGGGTGAGCACGCCTGCGCCGTCGCCCGCGTGGTCGGCGCCCGCGGCACCGCGGTGGGCCATGCGCGCGAGGGCCTCGAGGCCGATCGCGAGGGCGTCGTGCGAGCGGGTGCCGTCCCGCCGGGCGACGAAGCCAGTGCCACAGGCGTCGCGTGGCGCCCACGGGCTCAGCGGGCCGTCGTCGTCGAGGTCGGCGCGACGCGCGTGGCGTGCGGCGATGAGGCCGTCCACGGGACGGTCGCCGGGCCGTACAGCGTTCTCACGGGCACGCCGGTCATTGATCGCCATCGGTCTCCTCCGGGGTGCCGCGTCCCGTGCCTCCGCGCGACGTGCGCGCAGTTGCATCATTATGCACGTCCCGGGTCGTTGGTCAACGCACTCCCTGAGCGGGTGCGCTAGTCGAACAAACACGAAGCGGTTCGGACGCGCCTATTTGCGTCCGAACCGCTTCGTGTTGTGCCGTCTTCGTCGGGGTCCCCGACGGCTGCCGATCGCTGGTCTGGTCGGCAGCCGGTGGTCTGCCTCGCGCGGTTACCGGCTGCGCGCCTCGCGGGGCCGGGCGGCGAGGGTGGCGCGCGCCTCGGCCACCGCGTCGATCATCAGGGCCGCCGCCTCGCGCGCCTGCTCGACCGTGTGGTCCGCCTGCACCTGCATGCGGAACCGCGCCGCGCGCACGCCGACCGCCGGGAACTCGACCAGGTTGGCGAACAGCCCGCGGCGGAGTACCCCGCCGCTGGCGAGGCGGGCGAGCGGCGTGTGCCCGATGAGCACGGGCACGACCGCGGACGGATCGCCCAGGCACGGCAGCCCCTCCCCGGCGAGCGCGTCGCGCAGGGCGTGCACGTTGGTCATGAGCTGCGCGCGCCGCCGCTCCCCCTCCTCCGACCGCACGATGCGGAGCGCCTCACGGACAGTCGCGACCTGGATCGGCGACATCGCGTTCGAGAAGGTGTACGGGCCGCCGTACGCCTCGATGTACGAGCGGACGCTCGCGTGCCGCGTCGCGACGAAGCCGCCGTTGGACGCGAACGTCTTCGAGAACGCGCCCATGACCAGGTCAATCTCGCCGAGCACCCCCGAGCGGCCGACGTGGCCCGTACCGCCCGGCCCGAGCGCGCCGAAGTCGTGCGCGACATCGACGAACAGGGTCGCCTGGTACTCGCGGCAGACCGCCTGCATCGCGCGCAGGTCCGGCGAGTCGGAGTCCATCGAGAAGAGCCCCTCGGTGATCGCGAGAATGCCGTTCCGGGTGTCGTTCGCGCGGATGTCGGCGAGCGCGCGCCGCAGCGCTTCGACGCTGAGGTGTTCGACGCGGCGGATGTTCTGCGTCGCGGCCCCGGCGCCGGTCTGCAGCGACGCGTGCGCGAGGCGGTCCATCACGATGTGGTCGTCGGGCCGGACGAGCGCGGTGACGGCGCCGAAGGCCGCGCCCCAGCCCGACGAGAAGAGAACGACGTGCTCCATCCGGAGCGCCTCGCCGAGGTCCGCCTCCAGCGCGCGCGAAAGGTCGGAGCGGCCCTGCAGGGCCGCCGAGCCGCCGCTGTGCACCCCGTAGCGGCGGATTGCCGCCATCGCGGCTTCGTGCACCGACGGGTGCGACGCGAGCGAGAGGTAGTCCTGGGTCGCGAAGTTGAGCCCCTCGCGGACCGGCCCGTCGACGCCGCGCTCGGCCTCGGCTCCGGCCACCGGTCCCACGGGGCCGGCGACGGCGCGGGCGTAGGGCCAGACCTCGGCGGCCTGGCGGGCCGCGATCCACGGTACGATCGGCGCGGTGCGGGCCACGAGATCGGGGCCGGATGGTCGCGCGAATTCCGCGAAGCTCCCCCGCAGCGGGTCGACCCCACCCGGCACACCGGACGGCAGTGGTGCGGGGGTCGCCGCGGGCAGCCCCACCGAGGCGGCCGGAGGAGTGAGCGCCGGGGCATCGAATAGCGGGGCATCGAATGCCGGGGTGGCGGGCCGGACGGGGTGGGGCGACGGAGCGGCGGTCGGCGGCACGGCGGACTCGGATGAGAGGACGGGGAGCGACGCGGCGAGAGAGCAATGCAAGTCTCGCGACGTACGAACGACACGGCGCGGCGGGCGGCGGTGCGGCTGCGAAGAGATTTCGCCATGAGCACACGCCCGATGGCCGGGCAACGTCACACGCGGCGCCATACAGGACACCGCGGGGCGAGGACCGACCGACTCCCCGACAGAAGGATCGACACCACGGCAGTGGTGCCGTGTGACACAGCGCACATATTTCCGGTACTCTGTCATGTTGGAAACGGGGGTGCGCTTCGGTCGTCGTGCTCGCGAGTGTGCGGCACGTCACATAATCGGTGCGGTAAAACTCTGGCACTCGCCGTGACTGTGTACGCGCGACCCACCCGCGACTACACCAACGCCGCGGCCCGCTACCTTTCGGTGTTCTCCCCCTTGACTCACATGGTTCACGCGGTTCACGCCCACCCCGCCCCAGTTCGTCCCGACGGCGTCCGTCTCTCCGGGTGGGAGGATGCGGCCGTGCACGGCAGCGATCCGGCCGAGGCTCGTCTCTACGGCGTGCTCGGGGCCTTGTCGGCGCTCACGGTGCAACTGGACACCGGGGGAAACATTACGTACGCCAACGACGCCTTCCTCGACGCGACCGGGTGGGCACGTGCGGAGGTCCTCGGCGCCGAGTGGAGCGACGGCTTCGTACCCGCGACCTGTGAAACGCGGGCTCTCATCGTAGAGGCGCTCGCGGGTCGAACGGCCCGTGGGAACGGCGAGCTGTTCACGCGACACGGCGACCTACGCCGCGTGGCGTGGGAGGTGGTCGGCTTGCGCGACTCGGCCGGGCACGTGTCGGGTGTTGTGTGCATCGGGCGCGACGTGACGGACGAACGGCGTGTGGCGCTTGAGCGCATGCGGCTCGCGCGCGAACTGGCTACGCGGGTCGATCGCGACGCGTTGACGGGACTCCTCAACCGTCACGGCTTCTTCCGCGAGACGGCGCACGCGGTCCGGGTCGCGGCGCGGACGCGGCGCGTCGACGCGATGCTGTGTGTTCGACTCGAGGGCCTTGCGGCGATCTACGCTGCCCACGGGGCGGCGGAGGGCGACGACGCGGTGTGCGGGGTGGCGGAGGTCCTGCGCGCGGTCGTGCGGGATTCGGACGTCGTCGCGCGCTTGGACGCCGACATGTTCGTCGTCTACGCCGTCGGCACGGGGACGCCGCAGCACGGCGCCGCCGCGGCCGCCCGGGTACGAGCGGCGTTCGAGCGGCACGACGCCCGCGCGCGCGCGGGCGGGCGGACGTTCGACGTCACCTACGTCGTCGGGGTCGCCGAGCGCGAGCCGGGGGACGCCGCAGAGGCCTGGCTGGCAAGGGCGGCCATGGCCGCGACGGTACCCGTGCGCGCCGGGGAACTCGCGTAAGTGGGTCGGCCGGGGCTACGAGCGCGCCGGCCTTCTCAACAGACACTTCGCGCCGTGTTGGGGCCGGTTGCCCACCCCAACGCGGCGCGTCGCGCATCCAAGCGTTGCGTTGACGCCGGCATACTTGGACGGCAATATTGCTCGATGTGATCGGCAGATTGCCGTAGAGAGATGCCGGTCGGTGTCGCTCCCATGCTCGTTCTGTCCGGAGTTCTCATGGCCACGACGCTCGCTCCGCATGTAGGGGCCTACTTGGGCGGTGACGAAGTAGTCGGCCCGATCGCGACGGATTACGATCTCGTCGATGCGGTCCAGGCGGGCCTGCCGGTGGCGGCGGTCGAGGATCTGTTGGCCCGCGGGCTGCTGGCCGCCGACGAGGTGGACCGCCTCGTGTTGCCGCGGCGTACACTTTCGCACCGTCGCGCGCGTGGAGAGCGGCTGACGCTCGACGAGTCGGACCGGCTGGCGCGCGTGGCGCGGGTGCTGGCCGTCGCGGAGGACAGCTTCGGGAGCGCCGCGAAGGCGGGGCGGTGGTTGCGCCGGCCGAGCCGCGGGCTCCGGGGCGAGACGCCGCTGGCGCTCGTCGTCACGACGGATGGCGCGCGGCTCGTCGAGGACGAGCTGACGCGCATCGCGAGCGGCGACCTCGCGTAAGGCGTCGCGCTCCGGGCGCCTCACGCGGGACGTCGCGCGGGCGGCGGGGTGCCCCTGACCGTGTGGCGGCTCACGACGCCGCGGTACGCCGACCTGACGGGCGAAGGGGCGCGGCGCGCGGGCGGGCGGTGGAACCCGCGCGGGGTCGCGGTCGTGTACACGGGCGACCACCCGGCGCTCGCCGTCGCCGAGTACCTCGTGCACGTCCGCGACCCCGAGGACCTGCCCGATGCGCTCGTGTTTCTGCGCGTCGTGGTGCCGGACGATGTCGCGGTCGGGGTGGTGTCGCGCGCGGCGCTCGAAGCCCGGGACCCCGGGTGGCGCCG is drawn from Gemmatimonadetes bacterium T265 and contains these coding sequences:
- a CDS encoding glutamate synthase, whose amino-acid sequence is MAINDRRARENAVRPGDRPVDGLIAARHARRADLDDDGPLSPWAPRDACGTGFVARRDGTRSHDALAIGLEALARMAHRGAAGADHAGDGAGVLTQVPTALLRRDVPAIADPAVPFAVGMFFVPGAPAARERARALVERVLARDAIPYLAWRDVPVEPGVLAPSTQASRPAVRQIIVGRPVGPGGQPVDDDTWERALYLARREMELRAAADGIAPFYCASFSCRTVVYKALLSGVRLPAFYPDLVDPAYATAITVFHERYATNTAPRWELVQPFRLLAHNGEINTLWGNRNAFAMRREMLEASVFGERIERLRDVIVPGGSDSASLDNALELLVRAGRSPVHALMTLVPQAWERLPEVEPAIRAFYEYQQCVIEPWDGPAALAYSDGRVVAVSLDRNGLRPCRYKIRADGLVVAGSEVGIADFDPGDVVETGKLGPSGVLVVDTVGQRIVRNLAAKREVAARQPYAQWIARHMVTLPSTAGEPPDVVPHAELRPLQRTFGLGFEELRLVLEPMGATGADAVWSMGDDTPIAPLARVPRPVSAYLRQRFAQVTNPPIDSLRESVVMSLRMHLGRRGSPLEERPHYARMLRVEHPVLLPGEMAALRATPGFPCATLDATWPAAEGPEGLERALDACCRAAERAVQRGARILVVSDRGAGPDRAPVPSLLALGAVRHHLGRKCLRARVGLVVESGDVVDAHQAATLVGYGAEAVYPWLAMASVASIFAEAPDHGRRGADEGERPAPAEAQARMRSALEKGLLKILAKMGISTLSSYCGAQIFEAIGLGAEVVDRCLTGTVSPLGGIGFREVGEDVLGWHAQAFPADGAAGGGAAGDALPDYGRVRYRKESETHAWAPTAAVALQQAVGAGRAARAGAAGDAPPADGAAAAEKRAAAWAGFRDAQDHRRPAYPRDLLRFREPPGGGVPLDDVEPMEEIRRRFIVSAMSLGSLSPEAHATLGEAMNAIGARANSGEGGEDPALWAPGPRGERRDNRIKQVASARFGVTTEYLARADELEIKIVQGAKPGEGGQLPAHKVTALIARLRHAVPGVSLISPPPHHDIYSIEDLAQLVYDLRAVNPRARVGVKLVAQAGVGTVAAGVAKAYADYVLIGGHDGGTGASPLSSIKHAGSPWELGLAEAQQVLVRSGLRHRVELRVDGGFKTGRDVVVGALLGAEAFGFGTAALVAIGCAMARQCHNNTCPTGIATQRDDLRAKYAGRPEHAIAFFTNVAEEVRRLLARLGARTVDEIVGRTDLLERADHPEVPRSAMLDLSLLLTRAERAGESPRRTTSAAAERAARTHGETLDDAILRDAAPALAAGRAFAGRYAIHNHHLAAGARVAGWIAERHGDAGLPAGHLRLDFAGTAGQSFGAFAIAGMHLALEGEANDYLGKGLNGATVAVRPFAGAGYAAAAHRQMILGNTALYGATRGRLFAAGQAGDRFAVRNSGAVAVVEGAGNHCCEYMTGGIVAVLGRTGRNFGAGMSNGVAYVLDETESLAGRVNHDLVLVGALGAEDDEVVRALLAEHLAATGSARARALLDDWAAAGARFRRVEPRDAGAHVAAIRAAYLREAGRRGPAPPPPLTPVPATPVPVAPAPPAVATRRRRSAA
- a CDS encoding syrP protein, with amino-acid sequence MSLAADPSAPPSPSVALAPAPDGVRTYTVAPGQPLPLVVEPTDGAPDLAAWNAANREWVEAQLLTHGGVLFRNWNLPSPADFERAAKAIYGELFGDYGDLPRNAAAEKIYESTPYPADQMILFHCESAHLPSWPMKISFHCVTPARVGGATPVFDTRTVLTRIDPAVVDAFRTKGLMYVRNFSRGVEPTWEEFFHTTDRASVEQACRDAGSDFEWKPDGGLRVINRTRGVAPHPKTGEELFFNQVQIHHIYCVDEDTRDGLRALFDEQDLPRNVYYGDGSEIPDETMQHLGEVFEQTCVRFAWQKGDMIMLDNMLVAHARDTFEGPRQIVVAMGQMAGAPAA